One stretch of Prunus persica cultivar Lovell chromosome G1, Prunus_persica_NCBIv2, whole genome shotgun sequence DNA includes these proteins:
- the LOC18793358 gene encoding serine hydroxymethyltransferase 4, giving the protein MEPVNDWGNSPLVTVDPEIHDLIEKEKRRQCRGIELIASENFTSFAVIEALGSALTNKYSEGMPGNRYYGGNEFIDEIENLCRSRALQAFHLDAAKWGVNVQPYSGSPANFAAYTAVLQPHDRIMGLDLPSGGHLTHGYYTSGGKKISATSIYFESLPYKVNSTTGFIDYDKLEEKALDFRPRLIICGGSAYPRDWDYARFRSVADKCGALLLCDMAHISGLVAAQEAANPFEYCDIVTTTTHKSLRGPRAGMIFYRKGPKPPKKGQPEDAAYDFEDKINFAVFPSLQGGPHNHQIGALAVALKQAMSPGFKAYAKQVKANAVALGNYLISKDYNLVTGGTENHLVLWDLRPLGLTGNKVEKLCDLCNITVNKNAVFGDSSALSPGGVRIGAPAMTSRGLVEKDFEKIGEFLHRAVSLTLKIQKEHGKLLKDFNKGLVNNKDIEELKADVEKFSASFEMPGFVMSEMKYKD; this is encoded by the exons ATGGAACCAGTGAACGACTGGGGCAACTCTCCCCTGGTGACCGTGGACCCAGAGATCCACGATCTTATCGAGAAGGAGAAACGCCGCCAATGCCGAGGGATCGAGCTCATTGCCTCCGAAAACTTCACCTCCTTCGCTGTCATAGAGGCTCTGGGCAGTGCCTTAACCAACAAGTACTCTGAGGGCATGCCCGGCAATCGCTACTACGGCGGCAACGAGTTCATCGACGAGATCGAGAACCTCTGCCGCTCACGTGCCCTCCAGGCCTTCCACCTCGACGCCGCCAAATGGGGCGTCAACGTGCAGCCATACTCCGGTTCTCCGGCCAACTTCGCCGCCTACACCGCGGTGCTCCAACCCCATGACCGCATCATGGGATTGGACCTTCCCTCCGGCGGCCACCTCACCCATGGCTACTACACTTCTGGCGGGAAGAAGATCTCCGCGACCTCGATTTACTTCGAGAGTCTGCCTTACAAGGTCAATTCCACAACTGGGTTCATTGATTATGACAAGTTGGAGGAGAAGGCCTTGGATTTCAGGCCCAGGTTGATCATTTGCGGTGGGAGTGCGTACCCGAGAGACTGGGATTATGCAAGGTTTCGCTCTGTTGCGGATAAGTGTGGTGCGCTTTTGCTCTGTGACATGGCTCACATTAGTGGCCTTGTTGCTGCTCAG GAAGCTGCAAATCCCTTTGAGTACTGTGACATTGTCACAACCACAACCCACAAGAGCTTGAGGGGTCCTAGGGCTGGTATGATCTTCTACAGGAAGGGACCTAAACCACCCAAGAAGGGCCAACCTGAGGATGCAGCCTACGACTTTGAAGACAAGATCAACTTTGCTGTTTTCCCCTCCCTACAGGGTGGTCCTCATAATCACCAGATTGGTGCCCTAGCTGTTGCTCTTAAGCAGGCCATGTCACCAGGGTTCAAGGCCTATGCTAAACAAGTCAAGGCCAATGCTGTTGCCCTTGGAAACTACCTGATAAGCAAGGATTACAACCTTGTCACAGGAGGAACAGAGAACCACCTTGTTCTGTGGGATCTCAGGCCTCTTGGGTTGACTG GCAATAAGGTTGAGAAGCTTTGTGACCTATGCAACATTACCGTGAACAAGAATGCTGTTTTTGGTGACAGCAGTGCCTTGTCTCCTGGAGGAGTAAGAATTG GTGCCCCGGCCATGACTTCAAGAGGTTTGGTTGAGAAGGACTTCGAGAAGATCGGGGAGTTCCTTCACAGGGCTGTAAGTCTCACCTTGAAAATCCAGAAGGAGCATGGGAAACTACTGAAGGACTTCAACAAGGGTTTGGTGAACAACAAGGACATTGAAGAACTCAAGGCTGATGTTGAAAAGTTCTCAGCCTCATTTGAGATGCCCGGTTTCGTCATGTCCGAAATGAAGTACAAGGATTAG